The Arenibacter algicola region CAAAATAACCCCTAAAATGACCCAAAGTGGATTCTCTAAGATTAAATCGGTTTTAAATGCTTCCCCAATGAAGAGATACATATAAAATATATAAAGTGTATATATTACAGAAATAATATCGAAAATAGCTACTTTTCGCTTGAATAAATTAGGGTTTTCAAAATATCGTGCATAGGTCGATATTAACCCTAAAGCAATAACTAAAAAGTAAAATCCATCAATGATCTGTTGAATCAATGTGGCTTGGGAGAAACCAAAATCAAAAATAAAGGCGAACATTCCAAGAACACTCGCCCAAAACGCGATTCCGTATAGTATTCTTAAATCATTTTTCATTCAACAAAAATAGTTTATTCTCTTTTTCAATGGAGTGCCTTTTTTTAAATCCACAGTCAGATGTGTACTTTGACACCTGAGGTGTTAAGCTTTTGATGCGTTTGGCCTGATCAAATATTGTAATTGTTAAATAAACGAATTTAATTCTTCTCTATTAAAACCGATAATTAGGATATATATGGTGCATGCCCAGCACGTGCGGACAGCTTTGAAGGATATTTATAGTGGAAAATATTTGTAAAATAATACTTCATAATGGAAAATAATTGCAATTCTAGTTCTTTAAACTAATTATAATGGCAAAAGGTTTGCAATTACAACAACGGGAATTCTATTTATCTTCCAGTAACTACTGTATTGGAAATCGAGTATTATTTTAAGACTCAATATTTCAATTTTACCGCTATATTCCTACTCCCATGCAACTCTTCCAGTTTCACCATAAGCCTCTCACGGGCTCCCAACGTAAATTTGGGATGGACACATACAAATTGAACCTGCTTACCTTTTGGAACCACTGTTGGCCTTTGAAACTGAAAGATAGGAGGTAGGGGCAATTCCTGATAGGATGACTTACGTTTATTGTTGCCGTTCACTTTGTACAGGTTCAAAGTATTGATCTCGAAATCGATCTGGGAACCGTTTTCAATTTTGAAAACCACATAGACCTCGTTAAGATAATAGATACTTTTTGTCATGCTAATAGTGACTCCATCCTTATATTTTATCTGATCAAAAGGCCTGGGATTTCTAAGCAATTGCGCACAGAGTTTTGGATAGTCCAAAGCTTTATCCGAGTTTGGGATGGTGTCAGAATCTGCCATGGACAATTTTACTTGGGAGACAATTGAGGGACCAGTCCTTTCATGGCCAATACTGTCGGAGTTATCAATGAAATAATTCAGCTTTTCAAGTTTTTGGGAATACTGTAGCAAATAAGAATAGACCCCTCCATCTTGGGTTACCACCAAAAGATTGCTTTCCTCCCCTGGAGTGGCCTGTAGCAGCCCAAAGTACTGTGCTCTCTCCCTGTTGAAACTAAAGGCATAATTGGAGGACCCTGTAACCCCTTGCCGAATAGGGTCGGGAAAGAACAACGATACCGTCATTTGTTCATTGGTATATATGGTGTCCATGACTTTGCCATTTTGAGAATTGGCAGCGTTAATCATAATCAGGAGACCAAACAAGAATATGTGTTTTTTCATAGGTTTATGGATTTAAGGCCTTTTGGGCGACTTTAAAATGAGTTTGTAATTGTTGAGCACGGCTACTTTTGTTCTTCTATTGGTTCGTTGGAAAACTTTTTTGATACCGCTTACTTGGGGGACCCCAGCGATATTGATATCGTCCAGGACATCGTCAACGACCTCGTTTGCCACTTCTCCCTTAAAACTGTTCTCCACATAAATACCTTCCAGTCCGTCCTGCAGATCGAAAGCCTTCAGTTTTACTGGGATGTGGTCAATATTGTCGATCTTGAGGAGCGTCCTGTTGGGCCCAAAACTTACGATGCCATAGATCAAGGTATTCTTGGGGATTATTGTGTTGCCCAATCGTATTTTTTGAAGTAGGCGCAATTGTAACCGGCTGTTCGTCCTTACCACTTGGTTGCCATCCACTTCCACGTTGACAACCAGGGGATCGGGAACAAAGGAAACAGGATCGGGAACTGGATCGGCAGCAAAAAATAGTTGGTGTTCCAAAGCAAGTTCCTTGATAGAAATGGGCTGAACATCTTCCTCTGCAATAGTATCCCTTTCTACGGGT contains the following coding sequences:
- a CDS encoding DUF4138 domain-containing protein — protein: MKKHIFLFGLLIMINAANSQNGKVMDTIYTNEQMTVSLFFPDPIRQGVTGSSNYAFSFNRERAQYFGLLQATPGEESNLLVVTQDGGVYSYLLQYSQKLEKLNYFIDNSDSIGHERTGPSIVSQVKLSMADSDTIPNSDKALDYPKLCAQLLRNPRPFDQIKYKDGVTISMTKSIYYLNEVYVVFKIENGSQIDFEINTLNLYKVNGNNKRKSSYQELPLPPIFQFQRPTVVPKGKQVQFVCVHPKFTLGARERLMVKLEELHGSRNIAVKLKY
- the traM gene encoding conjugative transposon protein TraM, with product MKIERNKIVFGSVILVIVLFIVGYTMLVMDKGGESGESLDKTKVPELEEQQKEYRSKLEAVDNIPEERVKNAPSIYDERLLDSTGLYDPDFMDRDKQRIVDSIYSQGRIDYSQKSYRNVQPPRPKVVAPVERDTIAEEDVQPISIKELALEHQLFFAADPVPDPVSFVPDPLVVNVEVDGNQVVRTNSRLQLRLLQKIRLGNTIIPKNTLIYGIVSFGPNRTLLKIDNIDHIPVKLKAFDLQDGLEGIYVENSFKGEVANEVVDDVLDDINIAGVPQVSGIKKVFQRTNRRTKVAVLNNYKLILKSPKRP